From Equus przewalskii isolate Varuska chromosome 2, EquPr2, whole genome shotgun sequence:
ccctgggcagccgaagcagagcgtgagaccttaaccactcggccatggggctggccccaaatttttaaaaatagaaacaaatagaaCTCTTTGAAACTCCTTATCCAAGATATAAAGATCCAAAATTTCCCAGATTGGTGAAAGACACAAAACCCAGAAATTCAGGAAGCCCAAAAGATCCCAAGCAGAGTAAAGgcaaataaatccacacatagaTAAACTATGTGAAATccagaacaccaaagacaaaaagattatctagagagagaaaacaaattacttATGAGGGAATGACAATTTGACTTGCAGCTGGCTTCTCAACCCCCCAGTGGGAATCAAAAGTCCTTCAAATAGAAATAGTATCTTCAAATCACTAAGAATATAATTGTCGTCCAGAATTCTAAATTCAGCAAAACTCATGCGAGAATGAGATGGAATAGAAGCCTTTTAAGACAAGGATTGAGAGAGTTTTTCACCTTTAGCtctgttgaaaaagaaaatcacatgtgTAGAAAAGGTCTGAGATTCAAAAAGGAATGGTaaatagagaaattagaaaacatgctGTTAACCCAAACAACTTTCAACTGTATAAAACAGAAGTAATGACAAATTGGGGGGACAAAAATAAGGGCTAATTAAAATCCTAGTCAATAACGTGATGTAATGTAAGATGGGAGAGTAACTGCCGTTAAAGTTTCTGTGTTGTCTGGGAAGAGGATACAGACGCTAACTTTATATTTcacttcctttcatttcttctctctcttctttctcttttatttcttcttctctctccctgtttccttcctccatctttcttcCCAGCTCAGGAGCAGAATTGAAATATTCGAGGTTCTTCGTTCATGGCTCATTATCACAGCTGGTCCGTGAGAGGCCCCTGTGTTGAAGGTGTGTGGTTATACGTCTGTATATATTCCCTTTTATTCTGTTATCCACTTCCACTTCCCTCCCACCATAGAAAACCACTGTCCTATTTGATCTAGCCTTGAATTTGCCTGTGCCCTTAGGAAACATGTAGTGTCattctgtatgtgtgtttattttagttTACATACATGGTATAGTGTACAGTGCTACAGAGAAAGGGGCCCTACAACAAATTGCCCAATCCAGGACACTCTGGAGACTGCATGGAAGAGCTATCGTTATTACTATTTCCAGAACAACAGGGATACCCTATTGGACTCGTAACCACCTTAACTGTAGGCCTTGTTCTCTTACATAATTTTTCCATTTAGCAACATGTTTTTaagatataataataacaataacaataatattatttGCTATATGATGAATACCATTGCAACTCTGTAAGGTATATATTACTATCCCCAATTTATGGgtgaataaactgaggcacagagaggtcaagagagttgtacaaggtcacacagctaatgagaaATGAGCCAGTTTTGAACCTAAATTAGTCAGTCTGGCTCTGGGGTCTCTGCTGCTACCCAGGATACCATAAGTGCCTCTGAATCCAAAGGTTCTGAGGATCTTTGGCAGCACTGGGGGTACAATGGTGAGCATAGCTGCCTTCCGAAGGCCCTGAGGGTCTTATCTTGCTTCATATCTCAGTGGGAAGGTAGCTAAAGTTTCTCCATTGCATCTGATGTTTGATACGAGTTTTTAGTTTATGACATTTCattttccaagaatttttttatcataaataagaTTTGATGTCTATAaaattcttttctgcatttttgagGGAACCAAACTTTGCCTTCTTTCATCTGTCAATGTGGTGAATTACGCTGATAGCTTTTTCAGAGGTTGTCTTGTGTTCCTGGAATGAACTTCTCTTGATCAtgatatattactttttaatacaCTCTTGGATTCAGTTAGCtgaattaaaatttttgccaAACGAGCCTATAATTTACTTTCCGTCTAATGTCTTATTCAATTTTGAAATATAGGTTACAGCTAGCTCATAAAATGAATCGCACGGCTTTcccttttgtctgttttctggaACATCTTGTGTAAGACAGAAAATACCTGAAACTGTGGAAAATCACGTGGAGAGCGCCTGAGCCTGGAGCTCTCGGGGAGGAGTCTCGGTAATtaccatttcaatttctttgatttgtCTATTGCAATTTCTGTTTCTCCCTGCAACGAGTttgtcatttcatatttttccagaaatttatctttttcatcttggttttcaaatttattagcatatggttgttaatatttttattataatacatttttattatcaaatatacatacaaatagaAGACCATCTGTTatacatatgtaatatgtatatataagactatatgtatataaataatatgtatacagttgaaaaaataatagtaaaatgaaGGCCCATGCATGCACCACTCACCTTAGGGCTACTGTgtgtcctgcccctccccctctgccaATTCCAGCTGCCTACATCTCTTCCAATGATTTAATGACCAGGAGAGGTGTACCTCAGGaatacaaggttggtttaacatttgaaaatcaatcaatataatgaACTACATCAAtgcaataaaagcaaacaaaccccatatgatcatctcaatagaagcaggaaaagtatttgacaaaattcaattatctgttcatgattttttttaactctcagcaaaataagaataaaagaaaattcctcaATATGATAAACGTCaccctcaaaaatatttacagccAACTTCATACTTAATTGTGAAGGACTGAACACTTTCTCCTTAGATCAGGCACAAGGTGGGGATGTGTACTCTCGTggcttctgttcaacattgtactggccATTCTAGCCAGTGAAACAAGgtgacaaaaacaaagacaggcCATGCagattggcaaggaagaagtgaactgCCTTTTATTTACAAACGGTATGACATCTATATAGAAAAGCCTACGTAATCTACACCAAAACTATAAGAACTAAGTGAATTTGGCAAAGTCACAGGGTACAAggtcaataaataaaaatcagttgtatttctatactagctactagcaacaaacaattgaaataaaaattccatttacaatagaatcCAAAGGCTTGAAATACTTATgggtaaatttaataaaatatgttcaagacctggatactgaaaactataaaacagtgtggaaagaaattaaagaatacctaaataaatagagaaatacatTATATTCATGCATTAAAAGACTCAtaattgttaagatgtcaattctccccaaacctacagattaaatgcaatcctaATCGAGATTCCATCAGGATTTTTGTAGCAATTGAGAGgcttattctaaaatgtatatgggaATGGCAACAACCTtgcatagccaaagcaattttataaaaaaggaaCATTTTGGAAGACtcatactacctgatttcaagacaatatgaagctacagtaatcaagacagtgtggtgttggcatgctgactaatggaacagaatagagaattcaTAAGGAGAATCACACATATGTGGTCACTTTTGATAAGGTGCCAAAGTACTtagatggggaaagaaaagtcttttcaacaaatggtgctggtacAACTGGATGcgaacaaaataaatatcaaatcttACCTCACACCATCCATAGAAATTAACTCAGAGTGGATCGTAGATTTACATGGAAAagttaaagctataaaacttctagaagaaaagtttAGCATAAAATCTTTGCAATTGAGGAGTGGACAAAGATTCTTCAAATAGgacacaaaagataaaagaaaaaattgataaattggactgtattaaaatttaaaatttttatcttctgaAGATaccactgagaaaataaaaagacaaaacatagactgggagaaaatattcacaatacgtATATTTGACAAGgacttgtatctggaatatattaaaaaattcttacaactcaataataataagatCAAAAGAATTGGCCAAAAGATTCAAACAcagaagaagacatacaaatgccaaataagcacatgaaaaggtgctcaacatcatcagttgTAGAGAAGTGATGTTTCTCTAAAGAGAAACATAAGCTTATTGTTTAACCCaagaattccactcctaggtacttacccaagagaagtgaaatgatatgtccacacaaagaatTCTACATAATGCTCACAGCAGCTTTTTTCATAATggccacaaactggaaacaacccaacaaAGTGTGGTATGTCCATATGGTGGAATACTACACAGTAATGAAAAGGGAAGAACCAGCTATAACGCACAATGTAGGTTGTTCTCAAAAGCATTACGCTCAGTCaaagaagctggacacaaaagacaacatattgtatgattccatttacatgacattctagAAAGTGCATCTATGGtgacaaaaaaaaaccaaaaccagatCAGTTGTTACCGGGGGGGCTGAGGTAGGCATGACTGACAGCAaagggcacaagggaactttggggatgatggaaagatgctgtatcttgattgtggtggtagtttcATAGGtgtatacatttgccaaaattcatcaaactgtagaCATTCAATGTGTGTAGTTTCCTATCAATAAATTATGACGCAATATAATCAATTTTTAAGTCTACATGAATCAATATCAATAAATCTCATAAACAAAATCTTGGCTTAACAAAAGCACATTGAAGACAGATATATAAAGTATGACATTTATGCAAAGTTTACCAACATCTGAAATAATATACGTTATTTACGGACACATATGTACGAAAAATGTAATTAAAGCATGCTTGGaaataatatataacaaatttaagacagtggttatctctgggagggaggaagagacaggGGTTCAGCGACAGGGGAGGGTTCCCCAGAAAGAGTCGTCTGCATCTATAATGCTGTGATaggcttaaaaaaaatctaaagcaaCTATGGCAAAATGCTAATATTCTGAGTGTAAAGCTGGGTGTGAATATCTATGTATTCTTTATATTACTTAGCATACTTTGTGTATTTGGGATATTGGGATAAAAATTACAATGTGACTACATGAAATATGAAGACGTAGAGATGAGAATGTTGAAATCTCTTTAGAGAAGTTTtgctaagaaggaaaagaaatgatacaGGGCTGGAGGATTATGTGAAGTCAAGTgaggtttttcctttcttcctgtctgtTTTTTGAAGGGCAGACAGTGGAGAGCCTGTTCAGAAGTTGATGAAAATGATCTAGCAAACACGATGAAATGGGTAACAATTCAGGAGAGATGAGGTTAAATACAGggagaaaacactgaaaaagcaaagagaagctgTGGTGTGTACAGGGTTTTTATTACCATATGGTTGGtaatagcagaaaaaaaattagaacaaccTAAACTTACGTAAACAGGCAAAGGATTAAACTGTGGACCAATCACTTTAAGGAATACTATATGCCAGCTAAGAAGAATGAGGACAAATCTTTAAGATCTAcacttaagtgaaaaaaaagcaaaatgatcaAAACCACACGAAGGCGTTATTTCTATAAGAGAAGACGAAACCAGACATTTCTATATTCACATATAAATGTATAGAAAGCCagagaaaagtctggaagaaGATGCACTAACCTGACCCCTCTGGagaggggcctggagggaggaggacgTTCGGGGGATGTTTGTTATCTGTATTATCAGAGTGTTTTGCATCGAGAATGCTGTCCTGTATTACTTGGGCAAAACCAAAAAGAGTGTGGAAAACAAATGAAGACTGCCCTCATGTGCCATTTACACGTACAAATGTAGTGAGCACAGAATCACAACTGGTATTTCTTCCATGTCCAACATATTCATATTATCGGTAACTAGCTAATGttgatttttctccaaatttgcCTTGTAGTGGAAAGTAACATTTGGCTATAAGCTATTGATACAGATTCCCATGCATCATGCAGTCATAAACACTTACTACCACGTGCCAGGCTCCACATTCAGCTGTGGGACCATAGGGTGATGgggacacagtccctgccctttaTGGGGCAATCTGTGTCTAACAGGAAGGATTGTccgggaaaaaaaaataattgtagtaCATACCCTTATCATACGATCCACAGTCTCGCCCCTTGGTATCTACCGAAATGAGTTAAAAACTTGTGTCCACAgcaaaacctgcacacagatgctGATAGCAGCTTGATTCATAATTGctgaaacttggaagcaaccatgatgtccttcagtgggtgaacggataaataaactgtggtattgtcagacagtggaatattagcaAGCCGTGAAAAGACACGGAGCAACCTTAAATGTCTATCCTGAAGTGAAAGAAGGCCacctgaaaaggccacatactgtatgatttcaactatgtgacattttagaaaaggcaaaactcgaGACAGCAAAAaggtcagtggtttccaggggctggggggagggagggacaaacagaagaagcacagaggatttttagggcagtgaaactattccgtatgatactataatggtggatatatgtcattacacatttgtcaaaacccgtaggatggagccagctctgatggcctggtggttaaagttcagtgcactctgcttctgtggcccaggtttgattCCCAGGAGTGGAAATGAAACCAAGCAATGGGCTCGCTCTGTTTGCCACagtctgagccaattaatcacaacgaGTTAGAGATCAAGAAAGGAAGCTTTAATTCAGCTAGCCTGCATAATTGGCAAGATGCCAGACGAATGTCTCAAAAAAACCCATCTTCAAGGATtgcagaatcttgaggcagttatatggggaaaatgggcagtaaggagggggttTCCTTCAGGCACGAGGGACTCCAGggtctttcattgttcttttcttctgtcagctgtgatggataccttgtggtcagcctgttcctggagagaaactcatagaacaaagtttcaATTTATCAAGCTATTGGGGAGCACATATGTAAGCGAAgaccataaatcaggagagcatgtgagtTTTTTAGAGTATGTGCAGAGCAGCAAGTAGTCCCACAGatgaggggctggggccatttaacaacaagatggcctcacttttgctcacttacaGAACCACATTGCTTGTCTGTccgtagccatgctgtggcagtggctcacatagaactcgaaggacctacaactagaatatacagctaggtgctggagctctggggagggaaaaaagagagagagagagagaggggaagattggcaacagatgttagctcggggcgaatccttcccagaaaaaaacaaaaaaaacatagaatgtacaacaccaagagtgaaccctaatgtagactatggactctgggtgataatgatgtgtcaatgtaggttcctCGATTACAACAAATGTACCATCTGatgagggatgttgatagtgggggaggctgtgcatatgtCAGGGTAGAAATTCAATGggtagggcctggcccagtggcgcagcggttaactgcacacgttccacttcggcggcctggggtttgctggttcagatcccaggtgcagacatggcactgcttggcacgccatgctgtggcaggcatcccacatataaagtagaggaagatgggcatggatgtgagctcagggccagtcttcctcagaaaaaagaggaggattggcagcagttagctcagggctaatctttctcaaaaaaaaaaaagaaagaaattcaatgggtaatctttgtactttctgctcaattttactgcgaacctaaaactactctcaAAAGtaaagtctgtttttaaaaatataattgtaatccttccaactctaaaattatattattctaaatatttttgtaaagaaacaaTTCTTATTCATTAatctttaaaatcaatttaaagtCTCCTTTGTTTTTGAGGTTCCAAACCAAgttaaacattcttttaaaatgtccaCATGCATTCTTTAAAAGTActgtttcttttataattttaaaaggcaatttatATCTAATATTTACATAAGTCACAACACAAATATTTATACTTAAATGGCACTTATGTAgcagcagattttttaaaaatactgaatgatGTGGTCCTGCTCGTAACACTCATTTGTATCATCTGGTCTGATCTGCCAGCAGGTGGCATCTGAGTCCTGAGGGTTGGAAACGTTCATCTGATCGTCCCCGGAGATACAGCCAGCCTTTGATGCGCCCTCGCCCTTCCTGTGCTAGCTGCTACAGCCGCCTGCGTGAAGCACGATTCATCGGTGGCTGCACTGAAAAGCTGAGTCCCATTCCATGCCCTGTGGTCTGCTCTCCTCCCTGTTGTAAGAAATAGGGCATGAGAAGGAAGGATGAAGAATGCTGGGGGCTTCTGctaggagggaaaaagaagaaaaagacccaGTTGCTGAGTTCTCACTGTATGCCAGGCCCGGCGCCAAGCCCTCAATGTGCATCATCTCATTGGATCCTACAAGAATCCCATAAACTGGGTGAGCATCATTATCTTCCTCttatgggaaaactgaggctcttgCCTAaggtcccctccctccccgcccggcCAATAACACCAGCCCCTGCATCCTCACAGGGAGCCTTCGTTGGAgcgatggttaatttcatgtgtcaatcTGACTGCCTGGGAGGAGCCCAGATAGCTGGGAAGACATTAATTCTGGGCGTGTGtgaggtgtttctggaagaggttaGCATTTGCATCAGTAGACTGAGGATGAGTTCTGCCCTCGCCGGTGCCAGTGAGCATCATCCAATCCCTTGAGGGCCTGAATGGGGCAAAAAGGGGAAGGAAAGTCACATTCTGTCTCTTGGCCGTGAGCgttggagctcctggttctccGTCCTTCCTCCGAGACTCAGCCCTGTGGTCCcccagttctcaggcctttgctcTCGGGCTGGGAGTTGCATCATCAGCCACCCTGGTTTTCAGGCCCTCAGCTGGAGACTGAGTTATGTACGGTTCTCCAGCTTGTAGACAGAAGGTCGTGGGACCTCTCAGCCTCGGTAACCACCAGAGCCAGTTCCTGCAACAAATCTGCTCTAATATGTATCTGTGCATATCCTATTGGTGTCAGGAGAGCCCTGGCTAGTATGGTGCCTTGCCACAGCGCACTCATTGGCCCACAGGTATTTTGTTTTACATCCTGATATGCTGATTTCAAAACATGCTCTGCTAGTCTTCTTTGATGGGGGAGAAGGGCGGTGTTACGGGCATAAAGCCAGTCTCTCACTGACATGACCTAGCTCCTCAAAAGGACagaattttttaatgtggtataGAAATACGAAAAAAATGTCACACAGCTATATGATTTTAGTACTGTGCTAAAAGGAGTGTGGATGTCTTTCGTGGCTACAGCTAGCTCAATTCGGGAAGGACTGCCACCCACCCACGACGGGCCCAGAGGCTCCGGCAAGTCTGCAGTGTGGATAACCCCTTCCAGAACCGGGGGCTCTGCCCTGTGTCGTGCAGCCCTTTCCCAGCATAAAGCCAGAAACCGAGACTTATGGATCCACCTGGAGAACCAGAGGAATGCTCGTGTCCAGGGTCACAGCCTGAGTCAGCAGTGAGGCCGGCTGCTGCCAAGAGCCCTTTGCTCCAATGGCTCATAGGCCACTTACTGTGTTCTCGTTGTGATATTAGCCCCTGAacagccacagaaataaaaaggaggtaAGAGATGccccagggagaggaaagaactggaaggaatgataaaaatgttctgagtTCCTGGAGCGGAACCTCTCCCAGCAGCGAGAGTTTCTGATCATAGACAACTcagtgccttctttttttttccatcagtaACTGGAGATTCCTGAGGTGTAAACTGGGAAAACAGATTCATAAATCATAGAGGACACCAGACGGTTTACATTGAGGTTCTCTTTAGCTCTGGCTGCTTCTTTACAACTATCCACCCAGCAGGAATTCCCACATGTACGTCTCAGGCCCGAATCCCCCTCCAGAAATTCAGATTCATACTTCTGACTCTATGGGACACATGTCCCGGAGGATTCCGTCAATTCTCTGAGTCAACTTTGACCCCCTGCATCCCGCACCCCGCCTGGACCACCTTTTCTTGTTCCATTCATGTCGAGCAGCAGATGTCTGAAACTATGGGTCTGTGATCTCTTCACAATGTACCTAGATTTCAGTTTTCAGGTGCCCAGAAGAAAGCTTTTGATGGATGCACCCAACTAGGCGGGCATATAACAGGGCCACAGAATGGGCTCCAAGTCATGGGATGTCTTGTTGCCACAGTGAGGACAGGGGCTCATGCTAAGCCAGACAGTCCTGGGCCGTCCTAAGTCCCTCAGAATCTCTATCAGCTCAGCCCTAAACCAGGCAAGTCTGCCCAGGTGGAGAGCCCCCCAGGGGCTGTAACTCTCCAGAGGGGCAGGATACACCTCCAGCCTTAATCGGCGCAGCCCGTCGGTGTGGCGCAGCAGCCTCCCCATGACGGCCATGGAGAGGGGGTTCCCACACATGCTGAAGGTCCTGAGCTGGGAGCAGTGGCTCAGGGCAGGCAGGATGGCCTCGAGATGGGAGTCCGCGATCCCACACTGATCCAAGTCCAGGTTCTGGAGGGTGGCTGCAACTTTCTCCAGCAGGATTTGGAGGGGCTCAGGACTCAAATAGGTCAGGCTGATGCCACTCAGATCCAGGTTCTGTAGCTGACTGATGTTCAGGCAGTGGGACAGGTGTGTCAAGTCTGATTCCGTAAGATGGCAGTTAGTTAATGAGAGGGTCTCCAAGGGGGTCTTCAGGCACCTGGGGAGAAACTGAGCGGTTAGGTCTGGGGAATGGGGGTGGCAGGTGGCCTCAAGGTGGGAGACGACTTGCCCAAGCCCAAGGTCACTCTGACCGTCTGATGAAGGTCAATGACCAGGGTGCCCAGTCTCACTTTAGGCCGGGTCCTTTCACCTTTGCTTGTCTGACTGGGTCAAGTTCACAAAATCTCTGAagctccctttcctcatctgtcaagctGAGTACAACATACTCCACTTATGAGGATGAATGAAGATAACGGAATGTGCTAGAACATGCTCAGAAGAGAACCTGACACCAGCATCTCAACCAAGTGTGGGCATCATTGAATTTTAATACTGGGACACAAGACCAAAAATGCTCTCACCTTGAGCTTCCTTCAAGCCACTGCTTGGGCTCTAGGCGCCCCTGTCTCCTGGCCAGGCAAAGCCAGTGGGAGCCATGCACAAAACACAAATGTGGGCAGAATCCCGCAACATCGGCTGGGGTCGCCAGTCTGCAGGGGTTCACTCACGTCCCTGCGTCATCACCAAATCATCTGCCATTTTTATCATCCTTTTCGCTCCAGCTCCCTTTCCATCATCTCCAGAATCATGCATTTCCCCTATATTATTGACCTTACCTGGGGCACAAAACaaccttttacagatggggagtcTGGGCCAGGCTCATTCGTGTTCACAAAGCTTGTGAACACAAAGCCTACCTTTGGCAATGCTCGGGTCTGATGCAGCTTCCGCTCTTCGATGCCCTCCGCCCTCATCTGTTTTTCTACGTCATCTCAACTTAGACACCACTTCCTAAAGAAGAATTCACAAACCCACCCTCGCTAGGTCTGAGCTCCCCCATATATTGCTGCAAGCGTGCCCTTTCCATAGCCTCTCTGACAGTTTGTCCCTCTACCTTTATTTGGTGAGTATGCGATACCACACTTTAGGATAGAGCAGCAAACGAGACAATGCATTTGACATTCTAGAGTCACGTTCAGTTACCCTGCCAGTGGCACCACCGCTCACCTGAGCATCTGGTCCAGGCAGCCTtcgaggaaggaaggagagtctATATAGAGCCCCCGGAGGTGGTGCAGCCTGAGGACCTGAGAGGTGAAGTGGGCGACTTGCCGCTCCTCCTCCTCGGAGGCGGCCGCGTGGATGTGGGCGAGAAGGAGTCTCTGCACGTTACTCATCCGGCCCAGGTAAGGAGCAAACACTCCCAGGGTGGACAGCTGCCAGGGGCAGTTGACTTCCACCTGCTGGATGCAGTCCAGCTGCACCATATTCAAGACCTTCTCAATATTTTGGATGGGCATGGCGAAAATCCTCAGCTTCTTACAGCACAGATGTAGCCAACCTTCTCTCTGCTTGACCCACGTAATGAGGTAGGTGAGGAATTCATCCAGGGTCGTTTCCTTGAGGCAAAGGTCTACGAACACCTTCAAGGGAGCCAAGGGCTGCTTCGACCTTGAACTGTCCTCAGCCCCTGGTCCCATCGGTGAGCACATGTGGACCCCGGCTCCAGACCACAGGCTCCAGAAGTTCTGACCACCGTTCCGTAAATCCAGCACCTGCAGTTTCCACCTCCTGGGGGGAAAAACCAGAGATTGGCTGAGATGCTTTAAGCTCAATGCAGAGTGAGGCCACGAGTTGCAGAATTTAGGCGACAATCAGACCCCCACTTGTGTTTTATTTCACATCCTGGACGTCGGCTGCTCCCttgccctcttccctctgccttacatttccccacccccccttccccttccatccttcctgGTCTCCACCTCCAGCACCTTTAAGTATCTGGGAGGAGGCGGGCGCATGCTCTTTCAGGTGGCCTGCATCTTAAGCAGCCCTCCACTTCCGGAAGGCATTCCCAAAGTGAGCTCAGCAAGGCCAAGGCGTCTAGCTTCTTGACTGGCATCATCAGAAGCCTCTGGTCCACCCCCTGGCCTTCCGTGCTCTCTGATGCCAGCTGCCTCTTCTGGGAGGCTCAGGACCCTACCAGGCTACCTGGATCAGCCTTA
This genomic window contains:
- the LOC103540595 gene encoding melanoma antigen preferentially expressed in tumors-like: MSVRVPPRLLELAGQSLLRDEASAIAALELLPPELFPPLFMEAFNGRHTKTLKAMVQAWPFARLPLGGLMQTPHQEILQAALDGLDVLLAQKVRPRRWKLQVLDLRNGGQNFWSLWSGAGVHMCSPMGPGAEDSSRSKQPLAPLKVFVDLCLKETTLDEFLTYLITWVKQREGWLHLCCKKLRIFAMPIQNIEKVLNMVQLDCIQQVEVNCPWQLSTLGVFAPYLGRMSNVQRLLLAHIHAAASEEEERQVAHFTSQVLRLHHLRGLYIDSPSFLEGCLDQMLRCLKTPLETLSLTNCHLTESDLTHLSHCLNISQLQNLDLSGISLTYLSPEPLQILLEKVAATLQNLDLDQCGIADSHLEAILPALSHCSQLRTFSMCGNPLSMAVMGRLLRHTDGLRRLRLEVYPAPLESYSPWGALHLGRLAWFRAELIEILRDLGRPRTVWLSMSPCPHCGNKTSHDLEPILWPCYMPA